A genomic segment from Streptomyces antibioticus encodes:
- a CDS encoding DUF4383 domain-containing protein, with amino-acid sequence MAAHAVHSEHKRRIRIDDHLPVDHRLNRVYRIGAGLMGLGLLVFGIFGVIDKIGFFDTGGDEVWGLNTNGALSWLSIAVGLLLFVGMVIGGNFASTLNMTLGILFILSGFVNMALLETDYNFLAFQIQNCMLSFVIGILLMVFGMYGRVGSALPHDNPYWRARHPELADEHDRQRERRENFPS; translated from the coding sequence ATGGCGGCCCACGCAGTGCACTCCGAACACAAGCGGCGGATCAGGATCGACGATCATCTGCCGGTCGACCACCGCCTGAACAGGGTCTACCGGATCGGCGCCGGGCTGATGGGCCTGGGGCTGCTGGTCTTCGGGATCTTCGGCGTCATCGACAAGATCGGCTTCTTCGACACCGGTGGGGACGAGGTCTGGGGCCTCAACACCAACGGCGCCCTGAGCTGGCTGTCGATCGCCGTCGGACTGCTGCTGTTCGTCGGCATGGTGATCGGCGGGAACTTCGCCTCCACGCTGAACATGACGCTCGGCATCCTGTTCATCCTCAGCGGCTTCGTGAACATGGCGCTGCTGGAGACGGACTACAACTTCCTGGCCTTCCAGATCCAGAACTGCATGCTCAGTTTCGTCATCGGCATTCTGCTGATGGTGTTCGGGATGTACGGCAGGGTCGGATCGGCCCTGCCGCACGACAACCCGTACTGGCGGGCCCGCCACCCCGAACTGGCGGACGAGCACGACCGTCAGCGCGAGCGGCGGGAGAACTTCCCGTCCTGA